In Prosthecochloris sp. GSB1, the following proteins share a genomic window:
- a CDS encoding acyltransferase, whose amino-acid sequence MITSKNYAMVRIHPSSEVKSETIGDESVIWQYCVVLPGARIGKNCNINCHVLIENDVIIGDNVTIKPGVQLWDGMRIGDNVFIGPNVTFINDNTPRSKYHDFEIRASHIMSGASIGANATILGGLTVGEYAMVGAGSVLTHDAPSFSLWKGNPARQCGFVTRDAMVLNMRLMDKNGAAYQLVDGEPVLQG is encoded by the coding sequence ATGATAACTTCAAAAAATTATGCAATGGTCAGGATTCACCCTTCATCGGAGGTCAAGTCTGAAACGATCGGGGACGAGAGCGTTATCTGGCAATACTGCGTCGTTCTTCCCGGCGCGCGGATAGGGAAAAACTGCAATATCAACTGCCATGTGTTGATCGAGAACGACGTGATCATAGGAGATAATGTGACTATCAAGCCCGGTGTTCAGTTGTGGGATGGCATGAGAATCGGCGACAATGTGTTTATCGGACCGAACGTGACTTTCATCAACGACAACACGCCGCGTTCGAAATATCACGATTTCGAAATCCGCGCCTCCCATATCATGTCCGGGGCGAGCATCGGCGCCAATGCGACGATCCTTGGAGGCCTGACGGTCGGTGAGTATGCCATGGTGGGCGCTGGCAGCGTACTGACGCACGACGCGCCGTCTTTTTCGCTTTGGAAGGGTAATCCGGCAAGGCAGTGCGGCTTTGTTACGAGGGACGCCATGGTCCTGAACATGAGGTTGATGGATAAAAACGGAGCCGCCTACCAGCTTGTCGACGGCGAACCTGTTTTACAAGGATAG
- a CDS encoding GNAT family N-acetyltransferase, with protein MADKWRVQVLRSWDEVDDPSFLEQWADWMRRSDDSHVFNHPLLVKTWTDTYRGIWNISPLYVLAEKNDVFVLFPLVLWRMNWKNAFIKKIIPAGYSDYDYHDPLVVGEVVDGELCSFWEAFCRVFLEEWKGVYDVFDLIGIVRPCKNMPWKEEEACPYIDMSRYENYEDYLTKSSKSLRGDIRRKTRMLEKYGTMSFNIYGQDSLDKALETLGIFLNVHRAKWPNAYKAPGFHENLLINTLPANLLHFSEVCINDVPVSWELNFIYKNILYYYMPVFSEEYAKCSPGRVHLSFLVEESFRNGVRVFDFMRGSEEYKRKWANAEAEVYRYGFNRNAFPSRAKFLLRNVMMYAKSG; from the coding sequence ATGGCGGATAAGTGGAGAGTGCAAGTTTTGAGGTCATGGGATGAAGTTGATGACCCATCTTTTCTTGAGCAATGGGCAGACTGGATGAGGCGTTCAGATGATTCACATGTTTTTAATCACCCGCTGCTCGTGAAGACATGGACGGATACGTATCGTGGAATATGGAATATTTCCCCTTTATATGTTTTGGCTGAAAAAAATGATGTATTTGTATTGTTTCCGCTGGTGCTTTGGCGGATGAACTGGAAAAATGCATTTATAAAAAAAATTATTCCTGCCGGATATTCTGACTATGATTACCATGATCCTCTTGTTGTGGGCGAGGTGGTCGATGGCGAGCTTTGTTCATTCTGGGAGGCCTTTTGCCGGGTTTTTCTGGAGGAATGGAAAGGTGTTTATGATGTTTTTGACCTTATCGGAATTGTTAGGCCTTGTAAAAATATGCCATGGAAGGAAGAGGAGGCTTGTCCCTATATTGATATGAGCCGATATGAAAATTATGAGGACTATCTGACCAAGAGCAGCAAGAGCCTCAGAGGCGATATACGTCGAAAAACCAGGATGCTGGAAAAGTACGGCACGATGAGTTTCAATATTTATGGACAGGATAGTCTTGATAAGGCTCTTGAAACACTCGGCATATTTTTAAACGTTCATCGCGCAAAATGGCCGAATGCATATAAAGCTCCGGGATTTCATGAAAATCTGCTGATAAACACGCTTCCGGCAAATCTTCTTCATTTTTCCGAGGTTTGCATAAACGATGTCCCTGTAAGTTGGGAATTGAATTTTATTTATAAAAATATTCTCTACTACTATATGCCTGTTTTTTCTGAAGAATATGCAAAATGTTCTCCCGGCAGGGTGCATCTTTCTTTTCTTGTCGAAGAAAGTTTTCGTAATGGTGTTAGAGTTTTTGATTTTATGCGGGGTTCTGAGGAATATAAGAGGAAATGGGCGAATGCCGAGGCTGAAGTGTATCGTTATGGCTTTAATCGCAATGCGTTTCCAAGCCGTGCGAAGTTCCTGCTCAGGAATGTTATGATGTATGCGAAGTCTGGTTAG
- a CDS encoding PIG-L deacetylase family protein, with product MLFRVWFAGLKRELPFYRKVLVVAPHPDDEVLGLSGTILRFLAFGADVHILFMTRGEASHDDLEKSVVSSNRTRISDRVLASMGIASGRVTRWALPDGGIPRRNAPGFDDAAVRLGAMLERVRPDVLFVTHQRETWPYDHVASFEIAEAALGKYSGSCHCYGYAVWLWYSLPLLKIRTIKRDATYVAPVIMEMKSKRRLIKEYLDPLAPNGKPWSGDLPKSMLQSLDFPYEILTRYH from the coding sequence ATGCTTTTCAGGGTCTGGTTCGCGGGATTGAAACGCGAATTGCCGTTTTACCGCAAAGTACTTGTCGTCGCACCGCATCCGGATGACGAAGTTCTCGGTCTCAGCGGGACAATTTTGCGTTTTCTGGCTTTCGGCGCAGATGTCCATATCCTTTTCATGACGCGCGGAGAGGCGAGTCACGACGACCTCGAAAAATCGGTCGTTTCCAGCAACAGGACTCGCATAAGCGACAGGGTTCTCGCCTCCATGGGAATCGCTTCAGGCCGGGTGACGAGATGGGCGTTGCCTGACGGCGGCATTCCGCGCAGGAATGCTCCCGGTTTTGACGATGCGGCAGTGAGGCTGGGAGCGATGCTTGAAAGAGTGCGGCCGGACGTACTCTTTGTAACGCATCAGCGGGAAACCTGGCCTTACGATCACGTTGCATCGTTCGAGATCGCGGAAGCGGCGCTGGGTAAATACTCAGGTTCATGCCATTGTTACGGTTATGCCGTTTGGCTTTGGTATTCCTTGCCTTTGTTGAAGATCAGGACAATTAAAAGAGACGCCACCTATGTTGCTCCTGTTATCATGGAGATGAAAAGCAAACGGAGGCTTATAAAGGAATACCTGGATCCATTGGCGCCAAACGGTAAGCCCTGGTCGGGTGATTTGCCGAAATCTATGTTGCAAAGTCTTGATTTTCCATATGAAATATTGACCAGATATCACTGA
- a CDS encoding glycosyltransferase family 1 protein, producing the protein MFVFTNVTYPWPGGADNLVYLLVEHLFSETGEKVMIFGKNDSYLVGRLRQNGIDFDFYDMDDDAGYLKVGARDVLVLSSSYYGLKKFKRTGCRVLVWNILTYSLVRWNRLQFLGENRLADQVRFFLNKGFLRFLRAKNALVCMDANTRRELDNYLGESLETPIIQVPIKVSENCYGSRRPGDTVDITYIGRGDEEWKVAPVKKIIRDLRAFGLQARIHVFTSQTDLFERELGESTGEGVGIFYHKGYYGERLRRMLLETSDVNFSMGMSALESASVGVPTILIDPTHSEYPPDYKYRWLFEERDFSLGEFVDVHSPVSGSMNLRQVIAIVKDDEARRSVSERSFDYVRLNHAVEIVFERFMNHRHYVSIGDVARFTPNMWL; encoded by the coding sequence ATGTTTGTCTTTACCAATGTGACCTATCCATGGCCGGGCGGGGCGGACAATCTCGTCTACCTGCTCGTAGAGCACCTGTTCAGTGAAACGGGAGAAAAGGTCATGATATTCGGAAAAAATGACAGTTACCTGGTCGGGAGGCTTAGACAGAACGGTATTGATTTCGATTTTTACGATATGGACGACGATGCCGGGTACCTGAAGGTTGGAGCGCGCGACGTGCTGGTGTTGTCATCAAGTTATTACGGGTTGAAAAAATTCAAGCGAACCGGATGCCGCGTTCTTGTCTGGAATATTCTCACCTACTCGCTGGTCCGCTGGAACCGGTTGCAGTTTCTCGGTGAAAACAGGTTGGCGGATCAAGTCAGGTTTTTTTTAAACAAAGGTTTTCTGCGGTTTCTGCGAGCGAAAAACGCTCTGGTCTGCATGGATGCGAATACCCGGCGCGAGCTCGACAACTATCTTGGCGAATCGTTAGAAACGCCGATCATCCAGGTACCGATAAAGGTATCGGAAAATTGCTATGGTTCCAGAAGACCTGGTGATACAGTCGACATCACCTACATAGGCCGCGGTGACGAGGAATGGAAGGTGGCGCCGGTGAAAAAAATCATCAGGGACCTGCGTGCTTTCGGTCTTCAGGCCAGAATTCATGTGTTCACCTCCCAGACGGACCTCTTCGAGAGAGAACTGGGCGAAAGCACCGGTGAAGGGGTCGGAATTTTCTATCACAAAGGCTATTACGGTGAGAGGCTCAGACGCATGTTGCTGGAGACAAGCGATGTTAATTTCTCGATGGGCATGTCGGCCCTCGAGTCCGCGTCGGTCGGCGTTCCGACCATTCTCATCGATCCCACGCATTCAGAGTATCCGCCGGACTACAAGTATCGTTGGCTTTTCGAAGAACGCGATTTTTCTCTCGGCGAGTTTGTCGATGTGCATTCACCGGTCAGCGGCAGCATGAATCTGCGTCAGGTGATCGCTATAGTGAAAGACGATGAGGCCCGGCGCTCGGTATCCGAGCGGTCATTCGATTATGTCAGGCTCAATCATGCCGTGGAGATCGTTTTCGAGCGTTTCATGAATCACAGGCACTATGTTTCGATAGGCGATGTTGCGAGGTTTACCCCGAACATGTGGCTGTAA
- a CDS encoding sugar 3,4-ketoisomerase yields the protein MERCFADRRSVYDCSIMHLPKVHNRAGNITALENGTSIPFDVRRVYYLYDVPGGEERGGHAHFELQQFVVAVSGAFDVLLDDGVNKKVVHLDRPFIGLHITTGIWRELLNFSSGSVCLVLASHRYDESDYIRDYDNFKKLCNGQDSPFIGGQV from the coding sequence ATGGAGAGATGTTTTGCGGATAGACGTTCGGTCTACGATTGCAGTATCATGCATCTGCCGAAGGTGCACAACCGAGCAGGGAACATCACAGCTCTAGAGAACGGTACATCGATTCCGTTCGACGTCAGGCGGGTTTATTATCTTTATGACGTTCCGGGCGGCGAAGAGCGCGGAGGTCACGCCCATTTCGAACTGCAGCAGTTTGTCGTCGCCGTGAGCGGCGCATTCGATGTGCTGCTCGATGACGGGGTCAACAAGAAAGTGGTTCATCTCGACCGCCCCTTCATCGGCCTGCACATCACGACGGGAATATGGCGCGAACTTCTCAACTTTTCTTCCGGCTCGGTTTGCCTTGTGCTTGCCTCACACAGATACGACGAGAGCGATTACATACGAGACTATGATAACTTCAAAAAATTATGCAATGGTCAGGATTCACCCTTCATCGGAGGTCAAGTCTGA
- a CDS encoding glycosyltransferase family 2 protein: MLVQGMVSIVMPVYNGSKYLDQSIASVLRQDYGDFELVCVDDGSTDRSLEVLREYESRDRRIKVYTKPNGGSVSRVLNFVLPRLEGQYFYYMSQDDMLSVDLLGTMVARSLETGADAVVPGMIYRYEDRTDESGAPELSMDRNEVISGREAVRLSIDGAIHGFILWRMTLVRTHGFEEFAMNADEYSVRVFLFSCRKVAFSGGCFYYHQHEGSITRKLSARIFDIPYTDYRLYDFVRNHDFDADYVGSVLEGAIIRLMNYQIKYVRNRSALGEKEKREIVSRLRKAYGSHVKNRIVRRFASRYRATGNLKYPLFMICFAVDDYRYFSFFMDLLARLLRMRKIEVLA, from the coding sequence ATGCTGGTTCAGGGAATGGTTTCGATCGTCATGCCCGTTTACAACGGGTCGAAATATCTCGACCAGTCCATCGCCTCCGTTTTGCGGCAGGATTACGGCGATTTCGAGCTTGTCTGTGTCGACGACGGCTCTACTGATCGGAGTCTCGAGGTGTTACGGGAATACGAGTCACGGGATCGACGGATAAAAGTCTATACGAAACCCAACGGCGGCTCTGTTTCCAGAGTGCTGAATTTCGTGCTGCCCAGGCTCGAAGGGCAGTATTTCTACTATATGTCCCAGGACGACATGCTTTCCGTTGACCTTCTGGGAACGATGGTCGCGCGATCGCTCGAAACTGGCGCCGATGCGGTCGTTCCCGGCATGATCTATCGTTACGAGGATAGAACAGATGAATCCGGGGCTCCCGAGCTCAGCATGGATCGGAATGAGGTGATTTCCGGCAGGGAGGCGGTAAGACTGAGTATCGACGGGGCTATTCACGGTTTTATCCTGTGGCGCATGACCCTTGTCAGGACGCACGGGTTCGAAGAGTTTGCGATGAATGCAGATGAGTACTCGGTTCGGGTTTTTCTGTTCTCCTGCAGGAAGGTGGCGTTCTCCGGAGGCTGCTTTTACTACCATCAGCACGAGGGTTCCATCACAAGGAAGCTGTCGGCGAGGATTTTCGACATACCCTATACCGATTACCGGTTGTACGACTTCGTGCGGAATCACGATTTCGATGCCGATTATGTTGGATCAGTTCTGGAGGGAGCGATCATTCGTTTGATGAATTACCAGATCAAGTATGTCAGGAACCGGTCGGCCCTCGGTGAGAAAGAGAAGCGGGAGATCGTCTCCCGTTTGCGTAAGGCGTACGGGAGCCATGTGAAAAACAGGATCGTCAGAAGGTTCGCTTCCCGTTACAGGGCTACGGGGAACCTCAAGTATCCGCTGTTCATGATCTGCTTCGCAGTGGACGATTACCGGTACTTTTCGTTTTTCATGGATCTGCTTGCGCGTCTTCTGCGCATGAGAAAAATCGAGGTTCTTGCTTAG
- a CDS encoding O-antigen translocase produces the protein MSEKSHKHILKTTGIIGGSQVITIAVGILRTKFVAILLGPAGFGLVGLFQSIIELIRSITSFGIDFSAVRDIAESTAEKDREKITRTYAVVYRLTLITGVLGAFVSIVFAPVFSHFTFGDTSYSFMVGLLSVSLVADAIVGGKSALIQGMMQISKIAKVKILLSVLSLVVAVPLYYFFRLDAVVPVIILNSLMSLILFSLYAEKIDFRAVRISLKEAFREGFGMIKLGFYTEFVTFLSMLTMYIVKVFLTGKGGVEYVGYFQAAWSFSMTYLGAVLTAMSTDFFPRLSSVNKDSEKVRGMVNDQTEMVLFLAGPIIIGMLTFMPLVIRIFYSDEFIQTVNILQWQMMGDFLKVLSWPIGMILLAKNISRTFILVEVTWLLLFLSGIYVGWDMFGLDVTGISFFVSHLIYFCILVVVVNKSVMFRYNAGTLRFIFLYGSIAVLAFLNGMLLEGVLRYAIGTGLTVLVAVISLYFINKYVDLAGLVRKKLGLPG, from the coding sequence TTGTCTGAAAAATCGCATAAGCATATACTCAAAACCACCGGGATAATCGGCGGCAGCCAGGTGATCACCATCGCTGTCGGGATTCTCAGAACCAAGTTCGTCGCCATATTGCTGGGACCCGCGGGTTTCGGCCTGGTGGGTCTCTTCCAGTCCATCATCGAGCTTATCCGTTCCATTACCTCTTTCGGTATCGACTTCAGCGCGGTCCGCGACATCGCCGAATCCACGGCTGAAAAAGACAGGGAAAAGATTACCCGCACCTATGCCGTCGTCTATCGGTTGACGTTGATAACTGGGGTCCTCGGTGCGTTTGTGTCAATCGTTTTCGCTCCGGTTTTCAGCCATTTTACCTTCGGTGACACCTCCTATTCCTTCATGGTCGGCCTGCTTTCCGTTTCGCTTGTCGCCGACGCAATCGTGGGCGGCAAGAGCGCGCTGATACAGGGGATGATGCAGATCAGCAAGATCGCCAAGGTCAAGATACTCCTGAGCGTTCTCTCGCTTGTGGTTGCAGTTCCGCTGTATTATTTCTTCCGTCTGGACGCTGTTGTGCCAGTTATCATTTTGAATTCGCTGATGAGCCTTATACTGTTCTCCCTCTATGCGGAAAAAATAGATTTCAGGGCCGTCAGGATAAGCTTGAAAGAGGCGTTTCGTGAAGGGTTCGGAATGATCAAGCTCGGTTTCTATACCGAATTCGTGACCTTCCTGTCGATGCTGACCATGTACATCGTCAAGGTTTTTCTGACGGGGAAAGGCGGAGTAGAGTACGTCGGATACTTTCAGGCGGCATGGTCGTTTTCGATGACCTATCTCGGTGCGGTCCTGACGGCTATGTCGACGGATTTTTTTCCCAGACTTAGCTCGGTGAACAAGGATTCGGAGAAAGTACGGGGAATGGTGAACGACCAGACCGAGATGGTGTTGTTCCTGGCAGGCCCCATAATCATCGGCATGCTGACCTTCATGCCTCTGGTTATCAGGATTTTCTATTCAGACGAGTTCATCCAGACGGTGAACATACTTCAATGGCAGATGATGGGCGATTTCCTGAAAGTGCTGTCATGGCCGATCGGCATGATTCTGCTCGCAAAGAACATATCACGAACATTCATTCTGGTCGAAGTGACTTGGTTGTTGCTGTTTCTGAGCGGAATTTACGTTGGCTGGGATATGTTCGGACTCGATGTCACGGGAATATCGTTCTTTGTCTCGCATCTCATCTATTTCTGTATACTGGTAGTCGTGGTCAACAAGTCGGTCATGTTCCGTTACAATGCAGGAACATTGCGTTTCATTTTTCTTTACGGTTCGATCGCGGTGCTGGCTTTTCTCAACGGCATGTTGCTCGAAGGTGTGTTGCGATATGCTATCGGAACCGGCCTGACCGTTCTGGTTGCTGTTATATCCCTTTATTTTATAAATAAATACGTTGACCTTGCCGGGTTAGTCAGAAAAAAACTCGGACTGCCGGGATAA